A portion of the Rhodococcus pseudokoreensis genome contains these proteins:
- a CDS encoding ATP-binding protein: MTTFVGRREELSHTRQLLAENRLVTLTGLGGVGKTRLALRTATQVQRSFRDGVRIVELAALREPRLLAQTVVDSLRLTEVSARDSVEAIEDYLRSRHVLLVLDNCEQLLAETARLGVRLLQSAPHLRIIATSRQALGVPGERVLSVSPLPVPAPDEPVAAGSDQRYAALVLFADRAATAVPGFEVSPTNLPEVARICQQLEGIPLAIELAAVRLKVLSVSDLADRLDRRLQLLTEGSRITPARHQTLRATIDWSFDLCSPSEQLLWTRVAVFAGSFDLAAATAVCSGDGLDQNSILNGLSGLIDQSIIAREDRDGHVRFRLLETLREYGQDKLRDSHAVPTLRDRHLSWFAALMDSAVEDWFGPTEEDVFARLRQEQPNLRAAFEYCLTESGKLSSGLRIAGPAWFLWAFSLAEGRHWLDRLLAVESGPSQEHAWALATRGFVTALQGDHAVAAVSLEDCLVEATDLGDELTVAYGRHIRGMPAYLAGDGEFGVQAMTEALARYTGLGAPAGLVSNLRIGLGLAYIFLEQPEVALEHFESSRTLSESHGERWMLSYAIYGRAFVDFAQGHLEPAERGVRDALRLYQVFPDSLGRAMALDLYAWVCADNHEPERAAFFLGCAQRLWSSLGQQLFGSRSWQVHRERCEESARRDAGNRLFDSSFERGAGLPPEEVLAYALEGRSVPAPVAPSSQRDILTPRETEVAGLVSEGLSNREIAERLVISPRTVATHVENVLVKLGFTSRTSIAAWITARKA; encoded by the coding sequence TTGACGACCTTCGTCGGTCGCCGGGAGGAACTGTCGCACACACGTCAGTTGCTCGCCGAGAACCGTTTGGTGACCCTGACCGGTCTCGGGGGAGTGGGAAAGACGCGGCTGGCTCTGCGGACGGCCACGCAAGTGCAGCGGTCCTTCCGTGACGGCGTTCGTATAGTCGAGCTCGCGGCGCTGCGGGAACCACGGCTCCTGGCGCAGACCGTCGTCGACTCGCTCAGATTGACCGAAGTGTCGGCGCGGGACTCGGTCGAAGCCATCGAGGACTATCTTCGATCGCGGCATGTGTTGCTCGTCCTCGACAATTGCGAGCAACTGCTGGCCGAGACCGCTCGTCTCGGCGTGAGGCTGCTGCAGAGTGCTCCTCACCTGCGCATCATCGCCACCAGCCGTCAAGCGCTGGGGGTCCCCGGCGAGAGGGTGCTGTCGGTGTCGCCGTTACCGGTTCCCGCCCCGGACGAACCTGTGGCCGCCGGGTCCGATCAGCGCTACGCCGCGCTGGTCCTGTTCGCCGATCGGGCAGCGACCGCGGTTCCTGGTTTCGAGGTGTCGCCGACCAACCTTCCCGAGGTGGCCCGTATCTGTCAGCAGCTCGAGGGTATCCCGCTGGCGATCGAATTGGCAGCAGTGCGGCTCAAGGTGCTGTCGGTATCCGATCTGGCCGATCGGCTCGATCGCCGGTTGCAGCTTCTGACCGAAGGCTCACGCATCACACCGGCTCGGCATCAGACGCTGCGGGCGACGATCGATTGGAGTTTCGATCTGTGCAGCCCGTCGGAGCAACTCCTGTGGACTCGGGTCGCGGTGTTCGCCGGGAGTTTCGATCTGGCTGCGGCGACGGCCGTATGCAGCGGCGACGGGCTCGATCAGAATTCGATTCTGAACGGACTTTCCGGATTGATCGACCAGTCGATCATCGCGCGGGAGGATCGTGACGGTCACGTTCGGTTCCGGTTGCTGGAGACTCTCCGCGAGTACGGCCAGGACAAGCTGCGCGACAGCCACGCGGTGCCGACGTTACGCGATCGGCACCTGAGCTGGTTTGCGGCGCTGATGGATTCCGCCGTGGAGGATTGGTTCGGCCCGACCGAGGAGGATGTGTTCGCGCGCCTACGCCAGGAGCAGCCGAACTTGCGCGCAGCATTCGAGTACTGCCTCACGGAATCGGGGAAGCTGTCCTCGGGTCTGCGCATCGCCGGGCCGGCATGGTTTCTCTGGGCGTTCTCCCTCGCCGAAGGCAGGCACTGGCTCGATCGGCTGCTCGCTGTCGAATCCGGACCCAGCCAGGAGCACGCATGGGCGCTCGCAACGAGAGGATTCGTCACTGCCCTGCAGGGGGACCATGCGGTTGCGGCGGTCTCGCTCGAGGACTGCCTCGTCGAGGCCACCGACCTCGGCGACGAGTTGACCGTGGCGTACGGCCGTCATATCCGTGGCATGCCGGCATACCTCGCGGGTGATGGGGAATTCGGCGTACAGGCGATGACCGAGGCCCTGGCTCGGTACACGGGGCTGGGCGCTCCTGCCGGCCTGGTCTCCAACCTGCGGATCGGGCTGGGACTGGCATACATCTTCCTGGAGCAACCCGAGGTCGCCCTCGAGCATTTCGAGAGCAGTCGAACGCTGTCCGAGAGCCATGGCGAGCGCTGGATGCTGTCCTACGCGATTTACGGCCGGGCCTTCGTCGATTTCGCGCAAGGGCACCTCGAACCGGCCGAACGCGGTGTGCGCGACGCATTGCGCTTGTACCAAGTCTTTCCGGACTCGCTCGGCCGAGCCATGGCGCTCGACCTCTACGCCTGGGTGTGTGCGGATAACCATGAGCCCGAGCGAGCCGCCTTCTTCCTCGGATGCGCTCAACGTCTGTGGTCGAGCCTCGGACAGCAGTTGTTCGGCTCCAGGTCATGGCAGGTGCATCGGGAGCGTTGTGAAGAGTCTGCGCGGCGGGATGCAGGTAACCGGTTGTTCGACAGTTCTTTCGAGCGCGGTGCGGGACTGCCTCCGGAGGAGGTGCTGGCATACGCGCTCGAAGGGCGGTCGGTCCCGGCGCCGGTGGCACCGTCGTCGCAGCGCGACATACTGACACCGCGCGAAACGGAGGTGGCCGGCTTGGTGAGCGAGGGCCTGTCCAATCGCGAGATCGCCGAGCGGCTCGTGATCTCGCCGCGCACGGTCGCAACGCACGTCGAAAATGTCCTCGTCAAACTGGGCTTCACCTCGCGGACCAGTATCGCTGCGTGGATCACGGCGCGAAAAGCGTGA
- a CDS encoding DoxX family protein — protein sequence MSNYDVAVMMIRVVVGGTMIAHGYNHLWGGGGLAGTARWFDALGMRPAKLHAVLSGAGELAAGVALAVGLLTPLAAAFVVGTMTVAAVTAHRHNGFFVFKDGYEYVLMIGIVSIALAILGPGSPSIDHAAGLDAGLDGGVGAAIAAGGGALGAVVLLGTTWRPTRCNQVETAQP from the coding sequence ATGAGCAATTACGACGTCGCAGTAATGATGATTCGCGTTGTCGTCGGCGGCACGATGATCGCGCACGGCTACAACCACCTATGGGGCGGCGGGGGGCTCGCGGGGACCGCACGCTGGTTCGATGCCCTCGGAATGCGCCCAGCGAAGTTGCACGCCGTGCTCTCGGGTGCCGGGGAACTGGCCGCGGGCGTCGCGCTCGCGGTGGGACTTCTCACTCCGTTGGCCGCAGCGTTCGTGGTCGGCACAATGACGGTCGCCGCCGTCACGGCCCACCGCCATAACGGCTTCTTCGTCTTCAAGGACGGCTACGAGTACGTGCTGATGATCGGCATCGTGTCCATTGCCCTCGCGATACTCGGGCCGGGCAGCCCATCGATCGATCATGCGGCGGGACTCGACGCTGGACTGGACGGAGGCGTCGGTGCAGCTATCGCCGCCGGTGGAGGTGCACTCGGCGCGGTCGTACTACTCGGGACGACGTGGCGCCCAACACGTTGCAACCAGGTCGAGACTGCACAGCCGTGA
- a CDS encoding flavin-containing monooxygenase yields MPSSTHGQNGGATPQKDFDVIVVGAGFAGLYAVHKYRNIEGLAVLGLDAATDVGGTWYWNRYPGARCDVESYNYSYSFDPELVQDWNWSERFAGQPEILRYLNHVADRYDLRRSYMFEKQVSSGTFDEERNRWVIETKDGDTYTAQFLHSGVGFLSAAKEPAFEGLQDFTGNVYRTSHWPHEGVDFAGRRVAVIGTGSSGIQLIPLVAQEAGALTVFQRTPNYATPLGNGVMDPEFQAQIKANHATLIERSRRTYAGIPYDTAQPSAVAVSDEERVATFEEKWRQGGFRLCFDSFADLAFNPESNELAAEFIRAKIRQRVTDPAVADLLTPRDHPYATKRPPLETNYYETYNRENVELIDLRATPIVRITENGIQAGDVEYEFDDIILATGFDALTGPLLRMNLRGRGGLPLAEHWEQGARTYFGRMINQFPNLVMALGPQSPSALYSIPFAVQDTADWTADLIRHMRENGLETVEPTAEAEDGWDRQTREIASYTLLPQANSWYMGANIPGKPRACLVYLGGGPAYNELIDKATANGYEGFELRAAAPAIP; encoded by the coding sequence GTGCCCAGTTCGACTCACGGCCAGAACGGCGGCGCAACGCCACAGAAGGACTTCGACGTCATCGTCGTCGGCGCCGGCTTCGCCGGGCTCTACGCCGTGCACAAGTACCGCAACATCGAGGGACTGGCGGTGCTCGGTCTGGACGCAGCGACCGACGTCGGCGGAACGTGGTACTGGAACCGCTACCCCGGTGCACGCTGCGACGTCGAAAGCTACAACTACTCGTACTCCTTCGACCCGGAACTGGTACAGGACTGGAACTGGAGCGAGCGGTTTGCCGGCCAACCGGAGATTCTGCGTTATCTCAACCATGTCGCCGACCGGTACGACCTGCGTCGAAGCTACATGTTCGAAAAGCAAGTCAGCTCGGGCACGTTCGATGAAGAGCGTAACCGCTGGGTCATCGAGACGAAGGACGGCGACACCTATACCGCGCAGTTCCTCCACTCCGGTGTGGGCTTCCTGTCGGCGGCGAAGGAACCGGCATTCGAGGGTCTGCAGGACTTCACGGGCAACGTGTACCGGACGTCGCACTGGCCCCACGAGGGCGTCGATTTCGCCGGCAGGCGAGTGGCGGTCATCGGCACCGGATCGAGCGGCATTCAGCTCATCCCCCTGGTCGCACAGGAGGCGGGCGCGTTGACGGTGTTCCAACGGACTCCGAACTACGCCACTCCGCTCGGAAACGGTGTCATGGACCCCGAGTTCCAGGCGCAGATCAAGGCAAATCACGCCACGCTGATCGAGCGTTCACGCCGAACCTATGCCGGCATCCCCTACGACACCGCCCAGCCTTCCGCGGTGGCGGTCAGCGACGAGGAGCGTGTTGCCACCTTCGAGGAGAAATGGCGCCAAGGCGGGTTTCGGCTGTGCTTCGATTCCTTTGCCGACTTGGCATTCAATCCGGAGTCGAACGAACTGGCGGCCGAGTTCATTCGGGCCAAGATTCGCCAGCGGGTGACGGATCCGGCGGTCGCGGATCTGCTGACTCCGCGGGATCACCCGTATGCCACGAAACGGCCGCCGCTGGAAACGAACTACTACGAGACGTACAACCGGGAGAACGTCGAACTCATCGATCTTCGAGCCACCCCGATCGTGCGGATCACCGAAAACGGCATCCAGGCGGGTGACGTCGAGTACGAATTCGACGACATCATCCTCGCGACCGGCTTCGACGCACTGACAGGTCCGCTGTTGAGGATGAACCTACGCGGTCGTGGCGGACTTCCGCTGGCGGAGCACTGGGAGCAGGGAGCGCGGACCTACTTCGGCCGGATGATCAACCAGTTCCCGAACCTCGTGATGGCGCTCGGACCGCAGAGCCCGTCGGCGCTCTACAGCATCCCCTTCGCCGTGCAGGACACCGCGGACTGGACCGCCGATCTGATACGGCACATGCGTGAGAACGGTCTCGAGACGGTGGAGCCGACGGCCGAAGCGGAGGACGGATGGGATCGGCAGACGCGTGAGATCGCGTCATACACCCTGCTGCCTCAGGCGAACTCCTGGTACATGGGCGCCAACATCCCCGGGAAGCCGCGGGCCTGCCTGGTGTATCTGGGTGGCGGTCCCGCGTACAACGAGCTGATCGACAAGGCGACAGCGAACGGGTACGAGGGCTTCGAACTGCGTGCCGCGGCACCGGCCATCCCGTGA
- a CDS encoding flavin-containing monooxygenase — protein sequence MSDQSNNNAVAGANVVEIDAVVIGAGFGGLRMLHELRGRGLRAQILEAAPDLGGTWYWNRYPGARTDSESWTYAYSFSTELQDEWDWSERFPTQDEVHRYLRHVADKFDLRKDIVFDTRVVSAVYEEETGRWLVTTEDGKRYHCQYLVTALGLLSLPYKPDFDGIDKFEGEWYVTGRWPRENVEFAGKRVAVIGTGATAVQAIPLIAQTAAQLTVFQRTPNYVLPARNYTLTDFERESIRASYDEIWRKARKHPFGYAFDRAGVTKKDVTPDEHRNILERGWETGGFRFIFETFDDITLDQEANEIASEFVREKIRTIVKDPDTADLLCPKDYPIVSKRPPLGHFYYEAFNRDNVSLIDVSSTPITEITAGGVRVGDDEYSADVIVFATGFDAGTGAYNHIDIRGRGGQTLREKWAEGPRTHLGISVDGFPNMFMVSGPQSPFGNIPVVVEGTVEWIGDAIGHLRMNELDTIEPTAESVESWWQLLQDYINATLLPRGRHSWFLGANIPGKPRGVLFFFGGVGTYRKTCQAAADGGYDGFTIESIHSHRRRAMCTSQLIGGTQ from the coding sequence ATGTCAGACCAATCGAACAACAACGCGGTGGCCGGCGCGAATGTCGTCGAGATCGATGCGGTCGTGATCGGCGCCGGCTTCGGCGGACTGCGGATGCTGCACGAGCTTCGCGGGCGAGGACTCCGTGCGCAGATTCTCGAGGCCGCCCCGGACCTAGGCGGCACGTGGTACTGGAACCGCTATCCAGGAGCGCGGACCGACAGCGAGAGCTGGACCTACGCGTACTCGTTCTCCACGGAGTTGCAGGACGAGTGGGACTGGTCCGAGCGTTTTCCGACCCAGGACGAGGTTCATCGGTATCTGCGTCACGTGGCGGACAAATTCGATCTTCGCAAGGACATCGTCTTCGACACCCGGGTCGTATCCGCGGTCTACGAGGAGGAGACCGGGCGCTGGCTGGTCACCACCGAGGACGGGAAGCGTTATCACTGCCAGTACCTCGTCACGGCGCTCGGCCTGCTGTCACTGCCCTACAAGCCCGACTTCGACGGCATCGACAAGTTCGAAGGGGAGTGGTATGTGACCGGTCGGTGGCCCCGGGAGAACGTCGAGTTCGCCGGCAAGCGCGTCGCGGTCATCGGGACCGGCGCCACAGCTGTTCAGGCCATCCCGCTGATCGCGCAGACGGCCGCACAGCTCACCGTGTTCCAGCGGACGCCGAACTACGTACTTCCGGCCCGCAACTACACCCTGACCGACTTCGAGCGTGAGAGTATCCGCGCTTCGTACGACGAGATCTGGCGAAAGGCGAGGAAGCATCCCTTCGGGTACGCGTTCGACCGGGCCGGTGTCACAAAGAAGGACGTGACCCCGGACGAGCACCGGAACATTCTGGAGCGCGGCTGGGAGACAGGCGGGTTCCGGTTCATCTTCGAGACGTTCGACGACATCACGCTCGACCAGGAGGCGAACGAGATCGCCTCGGAGTTCGTGCGTGAGAAGATCCGGACGATAGTGAAGGACCCGGACACGGCGGATCTGCTCTGCCCCAAGGACTATCCGATCGTGTCGAAACGGCCCCCGCTCGGGCATTTCTACTACGAGGCCTTCAACAGGGACAACGTCAGCTTGATCGACGTCAGCAGTACCCCGATCACCGAGATCACGGCGGGTGGCGTTCGCGTCGGCGATGACGAGTATTCCGCCGACGTCATCGTGTTCGCCACCGGCTTCGACGCGGGCACCGGGGCCTACAACCACATCGACATCCGAGGAAGGGGCGGACAGACCCTCAGAGAGAAGTGGGCGGAAGGGCCGCGGACCCATCTGGGTATCTCCGTGGACGGATTCCCGAACATGTTCATGGTCAGCGGCCCTCAGAGTCCGTTCGGCAACATCCCGGTCGTGGTCGAAGGGACAGTCGAGTGGATCGGTGACGCAATCGGGCACCTGCGGATGAACGAACTCGACACCATCGAGCCGACAGCCGAGTCCGTCGAATCCTGGTGGCAACTCTTACAGGACTACATCAACGCGACGTTGTTGCCGCGGGGCCGCCATTCCTGGTTTCTCGGCGCGAACATTCCCGGCAAGCCCCGCGGAGTGTTGTTCTTCTTCGGTGGGGTCGGCACCTATCGCAAGACGTGTCAGGCTGCCGCGGACGGTGGCTATGACGGATTCACCATCGAAAGTATTCATTCACATCGCCGTCGCGCAATGTGCACATCTCAACTCATCGGAGGCACACAGTGA